One Lacunisphaera limnophila DNA window includes the following coding sequences:
- a CDS encoding adenylate/guanylate cyclase domain-containing protein, with the protein MSDPAHTDASLRWRWLLPVAVLVAAFHLSPFGPALDRAFFDGAARHPLRPPPLPDNSALVLVDEATMAAMSDLGVRWPFPRLIFAQLIATLQLAGAEKVVVDFTFFEESDAMQDQVLAGVAAAAPSVVLARTADRPPIFWPEEFVAAQPDLFRIPRTGLVEFPADPDGVARRYLPPGSLAAAALDRPALPPGGLVRWHGGLAEISARGVRVLSAAPFIAAGRPLLERLLAAAPDLDATGLAAALRAEPHMTGALAASVRGKVVFVGANASGTFDVKPLPIGRVEPGVLLHWTAWTNLATGGFITALGWPAILGAALLAGSVVLVAGRKLHSLVAPASAAALVAATLLGGSYAALAAGWFLPPATPLAAIGLVLLGVVAENFWREQRRKRAIQAMFGAYVDPGVVAELVRNPASLQLAGERREATVFFSDLAGFTDLSEKLPPEQMVTVVNAYLDETSECLHRHGAYVDKYIGDAVMAVLGAPQTLPDHPLAACRAALEARQALVGINARYAAKVGVHLEVRIGLNTGEMIVGNLGSSRKKQYTVMGDTVNLASRLEGANKAFGTGILLGEETARRVQATMETRPLARLRVKGKLQAVEVHTLHGARGTLPPDEQEFVVAYRTGYAALVDRNFAAAVAALARALALRPDDLSTARWHDTATTFLTSPPPPDWEPVISLDSK; encoded by the coding sequence TTGAGCGACCCCGCACACACTGACGCTTCCCTCCGCTGGCGCTGGCTGCTGCCGGTCGCCGTGCTGGTCGCGGCGTTTCATCTCTCGCCGTTCGGGCCCGCGCTGGACCGGGCCTTTTTCGACGGCGCCGCCCGGCATCCGCTGCGCCCGCCACCGCTGCCGGACAACTCCGCGCTCGTGCTGGTGGACGAGGCCACGATGGCGGCCATGAGCGACCTCGGCGTGCGCTGGCCGTTCCCACGCCTGATCTTCGCGCAGCTGATCGCAACCCTGCAACTCGCCGGCGCGGAGAAGGTCGTCGTCGACTTCACCTTCTTTGAGGAGTCCGACGCCATGCAGGACCAGGTGCTGGCCGGCGTGGCCGCCGCCGCCCCCTCGGTCGTGCTGGCGCGCACCGCCGACCGACCACCCATCTTCTGGCCGGAGGAATTTGTGGCCGCCCAACCGGATCTGTTCCGCATCCCGCGCACGGGCTTGGTCGAGTTTCCCGCCGACCCCGACGGGGTGGCCCGGCGTTATCTGCCGCCCGGATCGCTGGCCGCCGCTGCGCTCGACCGGCCCGCGCTGCCGCCCGGCGGCCTGGTGCGCTGGCACGGGGGTCTGGCGGAAATCTCGGCCCGGGGCGTGCGGGTGTTGTCCGCCGCCCCGTTCATCGCCGCGGGCCGGCCCCTCCTTGAGCGTCTGCTCGCCGCCGCGCCCGATTTGGATGCGACCGGCCTCGCCGCGGCCCTGCGCGCGGAGCCGCACATGACTGGCGCCCTCGCCGCGTCCGTGCGGGGCAAGGTGGTGTTTGTCGGCGCCAACGCGAGCGGCACTTTCGACGTGAAACCGCTGCCGATCGGCCGCGTGGAGCCGGGCGTCCTCCTGCATTGGACGGCTTGGACCAACCTGGCCACCGGCGGCTTCATCACCGCCCTGGGCTGGCCGGCGATCCTGGGCGCCGCACTGCTGGCCGGCAGTGTGGTGCTGGTCGCGGGTCGCAAGCTCCACTCGCTCGTGGCCCCGGCCTCCGCAGCCGCCCTGGTCGCCGCCACGCTGCTCGGCGGCTCCTACGCGGCGTTGGCCGCGGGCTGGTTCCTGCCCCCCGCGACGCCGCTGGCCGCCATCGGGCTGGTGCTCCTCGGTGTCGTGGCGGAGAATTTCTGGCGCGAGCAGCGCCGCAAGCGCGCCATCCAGGCCATGTTCGGCGCCTACGTGGACCCCGGCGTCGTGGCCGAACTCGTGCGCAACCCCGCGTCGCTGCAGCTCGCCGGGGAGCGGCGCGAGGCTACGGTGTTCTTCTCCGACCTCGCCGGCTTCACCGATCTCTCCGAGAAACTGCCGCCCGAGCAGATGGTCACGGTGGTCAACGCCTACCTCGACGAAACGAGCGAATGCCTGCACCGGCACGGCGCCTACGTGGACAAATACATCGGCGACGCCGTGATGGCCGTGCTCGGCGCCCCGCAGACCCTGCCCGACCACCCGCTCGCGGCTTGTCGCGCGGCGCTCGAGGCCCGGCAGGCCCTCGTCGGCATCAACGCCCGCTACGCGGCCAAGGTGGGCGTCCACCTCGAGGTCCGCATCGGCCTCAACACCGGCGAGATGATCGTCGGCAACCTCGGCTCCTCCCGCAAAAAGCAATACACCGTGATGGGTGACACCGTGAACCTCGCCTCCCGCCTCGAGGGCGCCAACAAGGCCTTCGGCACCGGCATCCTCCTCGGCGAGGAAACCGCCCGGCGCGTCCAGGCGACCATGGAAACCCGGCCGCTGGCGCGCCTGCGCGTGAAGGGCAAGCTTCAGGCCGTCGAGGTGCACACCCTGCACGGGGCCCGCGGAACGCTCCCGCCCGACGAACAGGAATTTGTCGTTGCCTACCGCACGGGTTATGCCGCCTTGGTCGACCGGAACTTCGCCGCCGCCGTCGCCGCGCTCGCTCGTGCGCTCGCGTTGCGGCCGGACGACCTGAGCACCGCCCGCTGGCACGACACCGCGACGACCTTCCTCACTTCCCCGCCCCCACCCGATTGGGAACCCGTCATTTCCCTGGATTCAAAATGA
- a CDS encoding cupin domain-containing protein, whose translation MHKINLAEKLALFSTHWDPKIVAELNGQHVKLVKFRGEFVWHHHEHEDELFLVVHGSFDMHFRDRVVPLREGEMLVVPRGVEHRPVADAEVSVLLFEPAATLNTGSAGGDKTIARPDWI comes from the coding sequence ATGCACAAGATCAACCTCGCCGAAAAACTCGCCCTGTTCTCGACCCACTGGGACCCCAAGATCGTCGCGGAACTGAACGGCCAGCACGTCAAGCTGGTGAAGTTCCGCGGCGAGTTCGTCTGGCACCACCATGAGCACGAGGACGAGCTGTTCCTCGTCGTGCACGGGAGCTTCGACATGCATTTTCGCGACCGGGTCGTGCCGTTGCGCGAGGGAGAGATGCTCGTGGTGCCGCGCGGGGTCGAGCACCGGCCCGTGGCCGACGCGGAGGTAAGCGTGCTGCTGTTCGAGCCAGCCGCGACCCTGAACACCGGCAGCGCCGGGGGCGACAAGACCATCGCCCGCCCGGACTGGATCTGA